A window of Miscanthus floridulus cultivar M001 chromosome 12, ASM1932011v1, whole genome shotgun sequence genomic DNA:
AGAAGGCATTTGCCGGACCTGGGCCGTGCGGCACTCAAGGCGCACACACACGGTACCACAGGCCGGACCAAACCCTGGGCCGGACCATTACTGCGCTTTGGCACATGGgacgggcgaggggatttttttaacctcagcctgaaattcgctcccacggggagtcgaactcaggacctgaggagtgccgccgggacacctaaccgtttgagctaggcACCCTTTGGCACAAAACTAAAGAAACAAATTGCCAAACACACTTCTAATTGCCAAACACACTTCTTACATCTTTATTAGAAGACTGCAACTCATAACTTGATTTGGACTTTTCTACTTCAGCAGAACTTTCTCCCTCATGACTCATGAGCCATCTATAACCAAATgtatttcataaaaaaaaaatcagaatcaGTTAATAAAAGAGATCATAACTAATAGGATGAATCAGCTGACAGTATAATTCCTTCTTGTAATTTCATAACTAATTAATCCAACCTAACAGAATATACAATCCAAAAAGAATCAACAAATACACAGATTGTTCAGAAGATCAACGGTGGTAGCCTATCAGTGGCCAATCCCTGGAACTCTGCTGCTGTCTGTCAATGCTCAGGCAACATCTATCTAATCTATCACGCTCTTTCTCCTCATCAGGGATTGGCAATGAAGAGTAATAATCACCAATTCATAGCAACAAGCTGATGCCAATGTAGATTAGTCTTCCCTAGTCGCCAGTGAGGAAGGGATCTAAAATGCAGTAACAGATGCGGCCAGCTGCCGAGGCCGACCACGATGACTCGAACAGCACGGCCAACACGGGGGACAGAAGAGCAGCGAGAGGAGGGCGGTGGCGGCCACCAGGGCCAAGACGTTGCACGGCGACGACGCGGGAGCCGGGGTCGGAGCCGAGGACGGTGAACTGGCGGCGCCTGCGCAGCACATCGAAGGAAACCGGGAACGACGAACACCATACGGATACAGAAAAGAGAAAACCTAGAAAACTACTCGACACGACCTCGAATCGAATCCTCCAACAATGCAAATCACGGCGAAACGAGAGAGAGATCTCAGCAATACCTTGCGACGAATTCCGGAGAACACCCACCGGCGACCCCTCGAATCGACTCCCGGCGAGGTCGCCCCGAAGAGGTGGCCGTGCAGGGCAGGGGAGGAAAGCTGGGACGAGAGGAGGAGCGGGGAGAAGAGGACGGTGGCAGTCAGCGGGACCAGACGACGTGCGACTCCATGGGGGCAGGGATTGCCATCCCTCAAATCCAATCCCACCGAGGTCGCCCGAAGAGGAGAGCGATGGGGGAGATTAGGGGAAGATGAAGCGGAGCTGTTCAAAACCGCCCGCCCGCGTCGCTTCGCTGGGTTGTTGAGTTTTTCTGCGAGAGAGAGAATATTTCGAACGACGGAAAAGGAAAGGGGAACGAgacaaaaaaggaaaagaaaacgtGGTTGGATCATCGTTCGCTCAAATCGCAACCGATGAACGCCCGTTATATTGGACTCGGGGTACCTTGCCGATTATATGCGCCATGTTCGTTTTCCTTCTAATATAAACCGTACTTTTTTAATCAGTGAATGATACAACGAATCAGCAGACTTGTGAACAGGACAATGATTGTTTGATCGCGTAAATCTGTGCGCATTCattttagggcgcgtttagttgtgCAAACTTGGTGTCGCCTAAATTCTGTAGGCACAGTAGCGCACTATagtattttatttgtatttgataataattgtacgatcgttgactaattaggctcaaaacattcatctcgcaaagtacaaccaaactatgcaattagtttttgatttcgtcaacatttagtactccatacatgtaccgcaaatttaatgtgacgagaaatcttctttttacatagtgcccaAGGCTTCTGCGTGAACTAAACATAGCCCTAGCAATACTAGTACGAGCGTACGACCACTACGCAGTAATTCTTCTACACGGACAGAAACTGAACGCCGTCCTGCCCGTAGTCCATCCCACATGTTCGTTGCCTCGCCTTGCATTCACGGTCCCGCTTCAATGGCCATTGTACCGCAAAGTGAACCGCGTAAGCACGTTCGCTTCGCTTGCTAGTGACGCCATGCAAAGTTATCAGGTCAAGTACAGTGTCCATCGCCATACGTAAACTGTGTTGCAGATCAGACACGTCATCTACACAAGTTTATGCATTTTCTTTTCGCTCCTTTTCTTTCACTAAAAAACGGTGACGCCACCTACACAAGAACACCTCACTAGCTCACCGAAGCATCACCGGGCCATGAACAAGAACTAGCCGGCACCACACCAGCTACATCAACAAAGGAATATAGCCAATCTCATCCTCACATCACTTTTCCTTGCTCTACAGCATAAGTTCCCCGGGTCGATTCGTCAGCCATTGACGCTGGAGCAGGTCCGCCGGATCTCGCCGTCGGCGCCGGTCTTCACGCCGAGGCTGGTGAGCCTGGCGTACGAGCTGGCCCAGCTCACGAAGAAGCCGTCCTGGCTCTGCGCGAACTCAGCCACCTTGGCCCTCGTCGTGGCGTTCTGCACCAGCACGGCGTCCGTGCGCAGCAGGCCCCGCCCGTCCAGCAGGTTCGCGAAGTAGCGGTTGTCGAAGACGGACGCCGACCCGGAGTCGCAGTCCACGGCCGTGCCCGCCGACACGGTGCCGTTCGCCGCCGAGCACGCCTGGATCAGCTCGTTCGCGTAGTCGGCGTTCATGGACCCGTCGATGGGCGTCATGCTCCCGTTCGCCACCTGGAACCGCTCCCGGAACGTGTTGCAGTGCGCCGACCCGATGGTGTGGCCCCCTGCACGCGCGCGCGCGCAAGCCGTCGGTGAGATGCGTCCACAGTTTCGCATCACTCAAAGCAGTTTTCGTCTGTACATACCTGAGAGGGTGACGAGATCGTCCAGGGTGAGCCCCTTGGCGGTGAAGCTGGCCGCCATGGCGTCGACGGAGAAGCCCGTGTCGATGATGTTTCTTCGGACATTGGATGCCAATGAGACGAGGCCGTCTCGTCTTCCCAGTTCGACAGGCACCGCCGGTCCTCCAGCCTGGTTTTGGAACAAAAGTCCATACACAAGCATCTCAGTTAGTGAGTTGTTCAAAATTGTCACGGGACTAAGAGCATCTCAAGAGTATGGCTAAATTTGGATATGGAAATTGGCTCTCTAAAACAATTTAGCCTATCAAAATGAAAAGGTTCCGCAATAGCTTGGCTAAAGCTGGCTCTCTATTTGTTGAACCGTCTGCCACGTCATTAGGCTTGGATTAAACTCATACGTCATCACTTTAAAGCATATCATCGAGCACCTCGGGGGCATGGACAGCGGCAGCTCGGCGCCTCTGCTTGCTGTTTGTGCCGAAGGTCTACTTTGAACAGAGCAGGCGCTGCACTTCCCTCCGCAAGGCATCCACCTCGCCGCACAACAGCAGCACCTCCTATACGCTCTCCTCCTGGTCAGTCAGATTCCTTGGTGCTCATGGCCCCACGAGCAAAGGCAGGCACAAGCACACAAACATGCCTCCTCGTTGCTGCCattgtggcggcggcggccaatCTTGGTTTGGCCTTCGTCCCAGGAGTAGCAGTTAGGTGCTCGTTTGACTTCGGGTGGTGGTACACTTGATGCCCGCGGCTGCACAGCTGCCGGAGCCTATGAATGCGTGTTGCTTCCATGACCGTTGCTGCTCGCAACTTGTTGCTTCATGGCCTGGGGCATGGACAGCGTGACGCTTGGTGGGAGCGTGGGACGTGAATGGCAGTGGCGCTCGGCGGGGATGGGAGCATGGTCGGCGTCGGCACTCGGCGGGGATACGGGTTAGGACGACAGCGGCGGACGAGGCCCACAACGGATGGGATGGCGAGCGAAGTCTGCTCGCTTTTTTCTCCCGAGCGACAAAGGCGGGATACCGAGTTTGTCATTTTGAAGATCCGTTTGACGAGGCTGTTGGAGCCTGTTTTTCTGAAGTTTTGCCAAAACCGAGTAGGATAGCTAGTGTGTAGGAGATGCTCTAAGTAATGGACATAGGGGGGCTTTCTCCCAAACATAAGATGGCAGACATGAGACTAATTTAATGGAAACAGCATGCAGCTGTCCCTATACCTGTACATACTCTAGTAGTACGGAGTATTTGGACCCTAGGAGTAGTATGCAAGCTGTGCTCTTGTTTAGTTATACCCTAAATtaccaaaaagtgctacagtacctatcacatcgaatgtttgtggcccgtgcatggcgcgttaaatgtagacggaaaaaaaactaattgcacagtttggtgggaaattacgagacgaacgttttgagcctaattagtccatgattgaacactaattgctaaataaaaacgaaagtgctacggtagccccaaattccaactttctgaAACTAAACACTCCCTGTATCTTCTTGCAGATGTTTGgtcacatcatatcatatatgGGACCAGAAACTATCAATTCATTGATTGCGTAGAGATCTAATCCCTTCAGCATTTATTAACGAGGGATTCTGTGTTGGCCTAAGTTCAACAAAGTAGTTAAGATTTGTACTATTGTTTCTACGACATGTCACACCGCGTGATTAAATCAGCCAAtagagtgtttttctctcacaacaaaacagcatcagccggcttataagccacagaaacgatcaaagcGAACAGGGTGTTAAGTACCAAGGTAGCTATTGGAGCATTCACAGTTTTGAGTGAATTGTAGTAAAAGGAAAGGCAAAGCTGCAGCAACTGTATACTATATAAGAGGTTTGAGCTGATTGGAATGCTACTTACAAACACAACAGCATCTCTTGAGGCGAGGACGACAATGTCACTGCAAGAAACAGTCGCAGGGCACACGACTTCTAGCAACCTCTTTGCTGCATCGATGACATTGAACCCACCAAGTGAGAGATTTGCAGGATCAGTCCTCTCCGTACCGTTACCTTGTATCAACACCGATGCATCGCATCCCTGAGATCAAGAAAATAGACACTCTTTAACCTGAATCGTATTATGTCAGTGTGCACACTGAAAGTTTCCACAAAGAGTGAAGATGCACTATGATAGCTGCTGCCTTCAGTCACATGCAAGCTTTCAAAGACTACACTGCTGTTTGGCACCCAATACTAGGCATTAATGATGTTTGAAGATCTGGGTCTGActaaggggctgtttggttcttaaaattcctgtcacatcgaatgtttggacacatgtatagagtattaaatatagactaattatgaaactaattgcataacttgcgattaatttgcgagatgaatcttttaagcctaattagttcatgatttgacaacgtgatgctacagtaacatgtgctaatgacagattaattagccttaaaaaattcgtctcggagattagcctccatctatgtaattggttttgtaattaatctatatttaatgctccttattagtatctaaacattcgatgtgacatgaattttaggagcgactaaacaCCCCCTAAAACTGTTTGTGTTTGGTTACCAGTCTAGGAGTACCAGATAGCCTACCATTCTTGAACTTTTGAGTATGCACTTGATTAGGAATTTAGGATTAAGATAAATGGAAGCAGGATAGATAATGCAAAGATTTGAGCAATGGCGTTATCAGAGGACAAaacagttttcttggtcttgtttCAGGTAACAGGCAAGTGGTAACGTTTAACTTGCTGCTACAATTTGTACTCGTTCATTTCTTCGGGTCTGCACAATTTGTACTGGGAAACAGAAGTTGCATATTTTCTGCTCAGCACTCTGAACTACGGGTGTCAAAAATCATTGAGCAAAGCAACCTGAGATAGGAATTGCACCTGACAAAAAAAGCTAATCACGAAAATATCTCTGCATTGCAACCTGAGATGTAAACTAGatctatattttttttgcatGCAAAAAAGCTAATCACGAAAAAATCTCTGCATGATCAGCTAGATCAGGCACGTCCATTTCACTAATTGTTTGGGAGCAGAACAAAAGAATCCTCAGTTTGCAACAATGCAGTGTTCTATTTGCCACTCGAATCAGATGCAAGGATTCAGACACAGACAGTCCATTCCATACCTCGACGAAGCAGTCATGGAAGACCAGCCTAAGAAGCTTGCCGGGGATGGAGGGGTCCagggtggatgccgacctaacgACATCCCTCACCGCCAGCTCAACGCCCGGGCAGGACTGCGCGTAGAAGCTGGGCGAGAGCTGGCCCAATGTGGAGGACATCGTCGGCGTGGAGTTCGACGGAGGCTGCGGCGGAgcaggtggtggcggtgaagccgCCGGTGATGGAGACTGTTTCGGAGCCAAGGGCGGGGATGGCTTTGGAGCCGTCCGAGAAGCTGGTGGTGCCGGTGTGGGAGGTGGATGAGACGAGGGCCTTGGCGCCGGCGCGACGGATGGGGATGGTTTCGGAGCCGGCGCCATTGCAGGTCGAGAGGGTGGCTTTGGAGCTGGCGAGGTTGCAGGTGGAGGTGACGCTCTTGGCACCGGTGGTGTCGCCCTTGGCACCGGTGGTGTCGCCACTGGCGGAGACCTCGTTGGAGCCGGCCTGGGAGACGGTGACGGCTTCCCAGCTGGCGCCGCGGGTGGCGGAGACGACGGTTTCGCGGCCGGGGTTGGAGGCCGTGACAGCCTCGGAGCTGGCGCCGCAGGCGATGGGAACGACGGCCTCGCCGCCGGCGCCGTCGGGTGCCGCGACGCGCTCTGAGCCGGCGACAGAACCTGGGACGGCGACTGCGAGGCGGCGAGGGCCAGCAGCGCCGACAAGACCAGCATTGAGCAAACGACGGCGCCGCCGAGCCCCCCGCCCATCTTGCGGCCGAGGACAAGGAGAGAGCGAGGAGCGCGTCTTTCCTAGAGCCACGAGAAGCTCACGGGCACGTCACTGCGCCTGTGAGAGCGAGCGAGATAGCGATGGGGGCTGCGACGCGGTGTCGGGAGAAAATCTATCGTCTCAGCTGGTGCTGGTCTAGCTCTAGCATTAAGGGCGCGGGCGCGCGGCACGCCGCCACGAGCCCACGAGCCACCACGAGGGCCAGGCAGTGCGAGCGCAAGCGGCACAAGCTGCTGCGGTAGCACTGCCAGTGTTCGCAAGACCGTCCCCTGGCAGGCCTACGCGCTGCTCGTCGCCTCGTCCACGGCCACCGCCCCGCCGACCTTTTCTCCCCCTCCGCCAACTAACAGCGACGTAGGAAGTAAATATCGCCATTAATGGCGCACCTCGCGCTGGAGCCCAGCCAGGCGCCGGCCCGCTCGCTCGGATCGCCATCAATAAATGAAACACTACCTCCACATCGTGCTCTCACCCGCGGCTGGAGGCTGGAGCCCTGCCTGCCCTGCGCCGGAGGAAGCTGATCGGGGAAATCCGAGCCGTCGTGGTAAAAGCATCGGGGCCCAGCCGGTGACGCCTGAGAGCAGTTATTACACACCAGCGAGGCAGCGAGAGAGGTAGAGAAGGAAGAAGTTGCACGGCAACACGGCGTCGGCAGCACCGCGGCAGCAAAGCTTTGCTTGGAGTCGCTTGATTGTGAGATGATATGGGGTTAGCGCCTCTCGGTGGAACCAGAATGGCAGTACTGTGCGACGGGCCGACGGAATTAAGCGGGGCACGGCGGCGATGGCCCCCCGCAGCCCCCTCCGTGCCTGCGCATCACGGTTCACGGACGCTGCCCATAACTCCGCTTGTGTCTGCTGGATAAGTACGTTTCTCGGTGGTTGCGCGGACGACGTACAGCACAGATCGCGCTAGCTAGCGACGTGCGTGCCCCAGTGGCAGACAGAACAGGATCCGCTCCTCGTTTCAGGGCATGGGCCAGAAGCCCAGAACGGTTACCCCAAAACACAGATCCAGGGGCGACAGGCTATACGATGCCGCCCGAGTACGTCGATAGTGGTACGGTACTGGTACCTGATAGGGAGATATTCCAAACCATTTCTCCAAATACACTGTTTATTCAAAAACACAGATACACGGAAACGTCGATATAAGACGTTTAGAATTTTCTACGTACAttaatttttctataaatttaggcATAATGTATATCTAATTAAATAGCAAATTCTATGTATGTAGATAcacaacatcttataatttaaaatagagtgAGTAAGCTACATACTTTCTAAGTTCAAGTTAGATTCAATAGCTGAAACATCCCTCCTAATCCTCCTCCTCAACTTCTTTGTCCTTTGATGGAACTGGAATATCTCCAGAAATTTACGTACCGGTAGCAATTTTAGCTTGTAGCTGTTCAAGAACATGAACAGACACCGCTTCACCAAACTTGGTCCCAAAACATAAGctccctgttcgtttggcttataagccgtactttttcagccaacgaacaatatttttctctcacaacaaatcaaccatcaatactttcagccatggcttatcagccaagtgaaCAGGGCAAAGGAGACTGAGAAGGACAAGGGAAGGACCAGGATTTGAAGAGAAGGCAAACTCACCACACAGAGGGAAAGGAGCAGCAATCGTCGGTAGCACGCGTGGAGGTGGAAGGGTTGGCATGGTCCGGATGAAAGAGGCATAGGCGGGTAACGGGAGGTGGTCGGGCGAAGGCAAAGATGCATCAGCAACGGGCACAGTTTCGCAGAGGGAAGAAGTTTAGGTGAGGAATGGGATGTGACACATAGAATCatctattgcaacatatgaaaattatatgaaaattatctGTTGTAACATTCCAAAAGTCTTATACAACACGAAGAAACAATAAACATAACATCCTAGCGTCGCCGGCCATGTGGGCTTGGATGTACAACAATCAAAGATGGGTTTGAGGCGCCATGCGAGCTTGGATGTACAACAACCAGGAGACGCGAGGCAAAGgctcatgttcgcttgaacttatcaacaCGGCTTATCAGTCATTGtactgtgtttttctctcataataaatcagtgaATATTACTTTTCAGcgtcagcataagtcaaatttctGCGAAACGATATGCCTCCAACTGTAAGCCTGGGCCCATCACTGAAGGGAGCTACGAGAAGGGAGTAGCTCCTTGCCGGAGGAGAAGCCATGTCATCGGTCAAAGCTGCGCTACGCCATCCTGAGCTCAAGCGATGCTCATAAGGGCTGATGTGCCATGCGAGCTCAAGCACGTGAGACCATTCGGGCTAGCGACGCTTAGGGCGCGTTTGCGACCCTGGCCCAGAGGCCCGGCTGCGCCCGTGGGCTGCAAGTTGTCATGTTTGTCGTCGATGGCCCACAAGGGAGCCTGGCTTCGCAGAGCAACACTCGACCTCTCCGCCTGGCTCTCTGGAAACGAGCGAAACCCTCGTTTCTTCCGAGCCGCGCTCGTCTGCGACGCACGCGGGCGATtttgggcggcggcggggtggctCGCGCGGGCTCTGGCGGGAAGGGGAAACGTCTTCGCGCGCGTCCCCGCTCTCCGCTCCCGCTCTGGCCGCCGCGCGCGAAGCGAAATGGCGGCGATTTCGCCGGCCTTTATATACGGGTTCCCACTCTCCACTCTCTCCTTcttccactcggtgcttgctcTTCCACCTCCCTCGTGAGAGACCGGCGGTGAGTTGTggtgcgtggcggcggcggcgacgacctcCGGCTGGTTGTGGGTTAGGTCACCGGCGTCGAGTTTCTTCGCCGCTTCCCTGCTCCGGCTGCTGCCGGGACTCCGTGGCAGcggtgttcctcttcttctccgtccGCATCTGCTTTGTCTTTTTCCCGATCTGCATCCTCTACTTCCAGATCTGCCTCCTCTCCGTTGTTTGGACCCCGAGCCAAGGTGAAATCGACCCCTAATCTTCTTTTTTGTGGTGCTTCTCGAACCTATTAGGGTTTCTTGTTCGTTGTTGTTCATGATCTGTtagggtttcatacttgttataactgcttcatgctcctattagggttacttgtaccttgctgttcttgaTCTGTTGGGCTCGTGATCTGTTAGGGTTGTTGATCTATTTCAGATTTGTATTGTACCTTGCTGTTCATAACTGTTTGATGCAGTTGTTAGTGTtacttgtaccttgctgttcttgaTCTAAGTTTTTTGTTCCATCATTGGTCGATGATGTTGTCCACATAGTACTGGGAGGCATCACATAAAGATGCAGCCATGCTTTTGTTGGCATGCATTCATttcacagtcatgttgatgcctaGCAGGGCTCATTAACTGAAATCATGTTATATTTTTACATGCTTGTAGATGGATCTGTCTTTGAGCCGTGACATGCTGTGTAGGAAGGCAGCTACCTTGACTGTTGTTATGGTTACCTTTGTATCTACTAGGCTGAAAAGGAAAACCCCTGAACCTAAAACCCCACTGCCTGATCCTATAGCACTGGCCctgattagggatgaaaatgaacAGCATAGACAGAGAACACTGAGAATGATATACAATTCCACTGATTCAGAGTGTATTTCTATGATTAGGATGAAGAGAGTTGCTTTTTTTAAGTTAGTGAGAACTTTTAGAGAGAGGAGTCTTGTCACTAATAGGGAGGGGGTGTCAGTAGAAGAGCAGGTTGCCATGTTTTTACATGTTGTAGGGCACAACCAAAGATTTAGGGTTGTCCACCAGTCCTTTAGGAGGTCCATCCAAACTGTCCACAAGCACTTCCATCAGGTGTTGTATGCTGTGGGTGAGCTTAGGAATGAAATGATAAAGCCAGCTAGCACTACCACTCACCCAAAGATTCTTGGAAGCCATACATGGAATCCATATTTTAAGGTAATTGTATACCCTAGGTTCATTAGTTACATTAGACCTATTGCAATGACTGACCCATGCTTTTTAGGATGTCATTAGCTTTATAGATGGCACTCATTTCCTAGCAAGGGTTCCTAGGCGCATGCAACAAGCTTTTAGGGGTAGGAAAAAGGATCCCACCCAAAATGTGATGGTAGTTGTGAATTGTGATCTGAAATTCACTTATGTCCTGACTAGCTGGGAGGGCTCTGCCCATGATGCAACTGTTTTGGCAGATGCTGTAGCcagggaagatggcttgagtttGCCAGAAGGTAATTGCACACCAACACTAATTACATATTCCATGGCCTATTAACACACACTCTCACAGTAGATGTCTTGTGTAGGTAAAATGTTCTTGGTAGATGCTGGGTATGCATGCAAAAATGGTTTCCTACCTCCCTACAGGGGGGTTAGGTACCATTTGTCTGAGTATGGCCCAAGGAACAGGCCCACCAATGCAAGGGAGCTCTACAACCTTAGGCACTCATCACTTAGAGTGACTGTGGAGAGGGCTATAGGTGCACTGAAGGGCAGGTTTAGGATCTTGGACAACAAACCCTTCCACAAGTATAGGACACAAGTGAAGCTTGTAGTTGCCTGTGCCATTTTGCATAACTGTATCctaggttttggcattgatgaagtAGTTCCTGATGAGGAAGGTTTCACTACTTCTGCTGATCCAACCAACCTACCCCCAGCCCATCTGGACCAAGACTCTGTTGACATGGCTGAAATAA
This region includes:
- the LOC136497947 gene encoding peroxidase 18-like, whose translation is MGGGLGGAVVCSMLVLSALLALAASQSPSQVLSPAQSASRHPTAPAARPSFPSPAAPAPRLSRPPTPAAKPSSPPPAAPAGKPSPSPRPAPTRSPPVATPPVPRATPPVPRASPPPATSPAPKPPSRPAMAPAPKPSPSVAPAPRPSSHPPPTPAPPASRTAPKPSPPLAPKQSPSPAASPPPPAPPQPPSNSTPTMSSTLGQLSPSFYAQSCPGVELAVRDVVRSASTLDPSIPGKLLRLVFHDCFVEGCDASVLIQGNGTERTDPANLSLGGFNVIDAAKRLLEVVCPATVSCSDIVVLASRDAVVFAGGPAVPVELGRRDGLVSLASNVRRNIIDTGFSVDAMAASFTAKGLTLDDLVTLSGGHTIGSAHCNTFRERFQVANGSMTPIDGSMNADYANELIQACSAANGTVSAGTAVDCDSGSASVFDNRYFANLLDGRGLLRTDAVLVQNATTRAKVAEFAQSQDGFFVSWASSYARLTSLGVKTGADGEIRRTCSSVNG